The sequence ATTTGTTCGGGGCGCGCGTGCCGACGAGCGTGCTGCAACTGTTCTTCCCACGGGTCGAGCTGCACCTCGCCTACAACGCGGCGGTTTTCATTCCCATGATCATCGCGATGTATCTTCACGCGCACCCGTCGCTGAAGGACAGGCGACTCGGAAGCCGATGCAATTGCCATCGACGGCTTGAATTGGCTTCCGGATAGGCGTTGGGCGACGCGCGTTGCGTCGCCGTCACCGCACGCCGAGAGCGCAACCCTGGAGAAAAGGGCTCCATCGGTCGGTTGCTATGCTACCCGTGGGCTGGGCATGGCGGTGTCATCGACGCGCATCTTCACTTTGTCACCGGCGCGATGCTGACGCGCGCGGCAAGGCAATTCCCGCGCCCACGCCGGCCGCAGGCGGCCTCTGCAACCCGTGGGCGCCGGGCAGAGGACGGACCTGCGACGGTGCCCCCCGAGCAACTGGCGCGGCAATGGATCGAGGTCCTGGATCGACACAGAATCGATGCGGGGTTCTTTATCGCGATCGGTGAAGGCAGCGAAGAACTCGCCACACTGGTGCGGCAGCATCCCTCACGGTGCTATGCCTGGGGCAGCGTCGTCGACGCCACGGCGCCGGGTGCCGCGTCGGACGTACGGCGCTTTCCGCAGTGGGGGTTGCCCGGTCTGAAGCTTTACCCACCGTTCCAGTGGTTCAGTCCCGGCAACCGCGCAATCTACCCTGTACACGAGGCCGCAGCTGCTCTGGACCTCCCCGTGCTATTTCGTTTCGGCATCACGATCGCGCCGACATACGACTTGACGCACGCGAGCCCGCTGCGCCTTTCCGTGGCGGCCCGTGATTTTCCAGATGTGTCGTTTGGGATCGCCCACTGCGGCGCCGGCTTCCTCCGGGAAGCACTCATGCTCGCCTACCATACGGACAACATCTGGACCGACACGTCGGGTACGAACAACTGGCGCCTGTATACGCTGGGCGCGCCGTCCCTCGATGACCTATTTCGCGACCTCGCGCGCGCCTACGGGCCGCACCGCATCGTCTTCGGAACGGATTCGACGGCACCGGAGAGGTACCGTGCGGACATCGTGCGCGAGCAACAGGAGGTCCTTGAGCGGCTCGAGGTTGACGAGCGCGATCGCGCTGCCATCTTCACGAACAACGCACGCCGACTACTTAGACTTTCCCCTTCTGTCGACTACGACGGTGCTCCGACGGAGCGGCGCACGGCCCGGGCGACCGCGGCACGAGGCCCGACATGATACCGAGGGTGGGCGCGGTGCCGATCTTCACCCAGGACCAGGACCGCGCGCTCGACTTCTTCTGCAGCAAACTCGGCTTCAAAGTGCTCGCCGACTATCGGATCGGTCCGTTTCGGTGGGTTTCGGTGGGACGGGAACCCGGCGAGACAGAGCTCATCGTCTACCACCCGATCCCAGACTTCAACGGCGACGAGTTCGAAGAGTTGAGCCGGCGCATCGGCACATGGACTGGGATCGTATTCCTTACCGACAACATTTATGAGACCTACGAGTTATGGAGACGGCGTGGCGTCGTGTTCGCTGGGCCGCCCGAACGTCAGCCCTGGGGAAGCTGGGAGACACGATTTTCGGACTTCGACGGCAACCAGTTTCATCTCGCTGAGCGGCCTCGCCCGGACGCCCGAGCATGAAGAGGCACGATTCTGACGCCCCCGATAGGGACTAGGTGCATGGGTTCGAATACCACCTTCCTCCGCCCCCCTCGATCTCCGTACCGCCAGGTTGACCGGGTGAAATGTCAGCCCGGCAAATGGGGGCAACTGCAGCCAGTCTCTCAGCCTGGCGTGTACGCCCACCCGATCCACAGGGCCGGAAACTCGACAAGGTAACGACGCTCCGGAAGGTGACCGAGGCAGACTGTCTGAACGGTGCCCCAGGGGTGCCCCAACGGAGGGGTTCTGGACCACTGGCGGCTTTCGAAAACCCTTATTTTACCGGAGCCGGCGATCGGATTTGAACCGATGACCTGCGCATTACGAACGCTTGATAGCGATATCGTTGGATCCTACAAGGCGGCGGCGGGTAGATCTCTCAAAATCGGTCACGCGCTGGCCGATCGCGATGGTGGGGTTCCCCGGAGGTGGTGGCGCCTCTGGCGCGTTCGTAGGAGATGGCCAACCATCCCTGTCAACGGAAGGTGTTGCGAGGCTCGAAACTGGCCAAGTGTGATCCCGGACAGAACAAGGAAAATCCGAAGCACCCTGTCCACCATAAACCCCTGGGCACGTCCGACCCATCGATCCGGCGTCTAGCCGGCGTGGTGGTGATGAAGGTGGTGCACCGCGTGCGGGGCCGCCGTCTCGCGGTACACCCGGCCGCCGCGCACGACCGTCTTCGGCACCAGGCGCTGCCGTCCGGTCCGTACCTCGCCGTGCGAGTCCTCGAACCGGAACTCGCCCTCGCGCAACTCGAAGGCCACCGCATCTCCCCAGGCACCGGCCCGCAGCGTGCCAATGCGGTCGGCCATGCCGAGCGTCTGCGCCGGCGTCGCGGTGACCTTACGCAGCGCGTCCTCGAGGGACATGCCGAGGTGCAGAAACTTGCTGACCGTCGTGGCGAGGTCGAACGCCGGGCCGTTTACGTTGTAGGCGTGCAGGTCGCTCGAGATCGTCTGCGGCTGCACGCCCTGGCGCAGCGCGCGCTCCGCCACCTGCCACGAAAAGCTACCGCGGCCGTGCCCGACGTCGAAGATTACGCCGCGCTCCATCGCCGCATACACCGAACGGCGGACCTTGCCGTCGTCGTCCAAGATACCGTGCGACTGTCCGTGGAAACAGTGGGTCAGCATGTCGCCGTCCCGCATCACGGCCAGAATGTCGTCGAGCGACTCGCACCACGCTTCTTGCGGGTGCACCATAATCGGCAGGCGCACCGCGTCCGCGGCCTCCCGCGCCAGGTAGAGCGGCTTCATCCCGGCGTCCCGGCTCACGATCTGATTCCGCGTGAGGCGCACCTTGACGCCGAGGATGACGTCGCGGTGCTGCTCGATCGTCGCGATCGCCTTGGGCACGCTGGCGTATCGCAGGTCGTCGAGCTCGCCCACCGCCGCGCTCAGCATGCCCATCGAGGAGATGTTGAGCCGCGCGTAGAGGCGCGTCGCCGCCACGTCGATGACGTACTTGCGGAACCCCGGGAACGTGTCGGCGCCCGCCGAGCCCGCGTCCACCGCGGTCGTCACGCCCTTCGCGACGCAGTTCGGGTCCGGCTCGATGCCGTAGTGGCTCACGCCGTAGAAGACGTGGACGTGGAGGTCGATCATCCCGGGAGCGACGAGGAGGCCCGAGCAGTCGACGGTTTCCGCGGCGTCCGCGACCCGCAGGCCGGGATCCACGGCCGCGACGTACGCGCCGGCGAACGCCACGTTCGCGGCGGCACGCGTCCCCTCGGCGGGGTCGAGCACCGTGCCGCCGGCGAGTAGCAGGTCGTATCGCGGGGCCATGCCTTCCAGGTTCACCGGTACCACGGCGCGGCTCCTCCGCACGGCCCATCGTGCCGCCTTAGTCGCGACTGCCGGTTGGCCCCACTTCCGAGCGGCGGACTGCGGTCATTGACAGTCGCGGCCGGTCCCCCTAGAGTAGAGTGAAAGCGATGACGGAGCGGGAGTACGTCCGCCCGCCGACCCGGAGTTCGCGCGGCAGTCGCGCGAACTGAGCGAGCCGGATCAGGTGCAAGCCGGCGGGAGCGGCGGACCGAACATGGCTCCGGAGCTGCCGGCCGAACCGCCCGGCGGATCCCGAACAGGATTCCGTCCGGTCTAGTAGGCGCGGACGCTGCGCCCGCGTGAGAGGGCGGCGTTCTACAGGCAGGGACCCGCCGTTTCACGGGGCCGGCCGAGGAACGGCCGAGGCCCGCGCAACGCGGGCAAACGTGGGTGGTACCACGGAGGCGTCCGCCTCTCGTCCCCGAGACGAGGGGTATTTTATTTTGTCCGGCCCGCCGCCGGCCACCATTTAATGAAGCGGGCCGTGGAGGGCATCATGGCGACCTACTATATTACGACGCCCATCTACTACGTGAACGGCGAACCGCACATCGGGCACGCCTACACCACGATCGCGGCCGACGTGGCGGCGCGGTTCAAGCGGCTCGCCGGGTACGACGTGTTTTTCCTCACCGGCACGGACGAGCACGGCGTGAACATCGCGCGCGTCGCCGAGCGCAACGGCGTGTCGCCGCAGCAGTGGTGCGACCGGATCGCCGGCGAGTTCCAGGCGCTGTGGCGCCGCCTCAATATCTCCAACGACGACTTCATCCGCACGACCGAGCCGCGCCACGCCAGGGTGGTGCAGGCGATCTTCACCCGGCTCTTCGAGACCGGCGACATCTACAAGGGCATCTACGAGGGCTGGTACTGCGCCCCGTGCGAGAGCTACTACGCGGAGACGGAGTTGGGGCCCGGCAGGACCTGCCCGATTCACACCAACCGGCCGGTCGAGTGGACGTCCGAGGAATCGTACCTGTTCCGGCTCTCGAAGTACCGCGACTGGCTCCTCGAGTACATCGAGGCGCGCCCGCACGTGCTCCAGCCGGAGGGCCCGCGCAGCGAGGTCCTGTCGCTGCTCCGCTCGGGGCTCAAGGACATCGCGGTCAGCCGCACCACGTTCACGTGGGGGATCCCGGTGCCGTTCGATCCCAAGCACGTGATCTACGTCTGGATCGACGCGCTCACCAACTACATCACCGCGGCCGGCTACCTCGACAACCCGGAGCGGTTCGCTCGGTACTGGCCGGCCGACGTCCACCTCGTCGGCAAGGAGATCGTGCGCTTCCACGCGGTGATCTGGCCGATCATCCTCCACGCTGCCAAGATCCCCGTCCCGAAGCAGACCTTCGCGCACGGGTGGCTCACGTTCGGGGGCCAGAAGTTCAGCAAGTCGCTCGGCACCGTCCTCGATCCGTACGCGCTCGCGCAGGAGATCGCCGCCGAATCGGGGGCCGAGGTGGACGTCGCGATCGACGCGATCCGGTACTTCCTGCTGCGCGAGATTCCGTTCGGGTCCGACGGGGACTTCAGCAAGCCGGCGCTGATCCACCGCTTCAACGCCGATCTCGCGAACGACTACGGCAACCTCCTCAACCGCACGCTGCCGCTCGTGGAGCGCCACTTCGACGGCCGCGTCTCCGCCCCCGGCCCGGAGGCGGGGGGCGACGCGATTCTCCGGGAGACGGCCGCGGCGGTCGTCGGGCGTCTGGACGGGCTCATCGACCGGCTCGACTTCCGCGCGGCGCTCGAGACGATCTGGGAGATCCTCGGCGCGGCGAACGCGTACCTCGACCGCGAGGCGCCCTGGCGCGAGATCGGCGCCGGCAATACCGAGCGGGCCGGCACGATCCTCTACAACACGCTCGAGGCCGCGCGCGTCGCGACGGTCCTGCTCTCGCCGTGGCTGCCGACCGCGACGCAGCGGGCCTGGGAGCAATTGGGCCTCGACGGCTCACCTGCATCACAGCGGTTGGCGCAGGCCGCGCAGTGGGGCGGTCTCCAGGCCGGCACGCGCGTCCGGCCCGGGCAGCCGATCTTTCCGAGGATCGAAACCACGCCCGCGGCGAAAGGGCAGGCGGTCGCCCGCTCCGCGCCCGCTCTGAAGGCCAAGGCCGCAGGGGACGGAGACGTTACGACAAGGGGGAATGTGGTGAGCCAGATCTCGATCGACGAATTCAAGAAGGTCGAGCTTCGCATCGCCGAAATTCTCGAAGCCAAGGTGGTCGCGGGCGCGGACAAGTTGCTGGAATTGCGAATCAAGATCGGGGACGAGACCCGCACGCTCGCGGCCGGGATCGCCCAGCACTACCGGCCGGCGGATCTCGTCGGACGGAAGATCGTGGTCGTGGCCAACCTCCAGCCGCGAAAGGTGCGGGGCGTGGAGTCGCAGGGTATGCTGCTCGCGGCCAGCCACGGGGATCAGGTGATTCTGCTGACGCCGGAGAAGGACGTCCCGAGCGGCGCCCCGGTCTCCTGACCGGAAGACCGCGGGGCGGCGGGCCGGACGTCGGCACGCCGGAGCCAAACACATAGGGGGTGCACATGCACGCTCGGGGCGCGTTTCGCGCGATCATACTGTTGATCGGGGCCGCCGTCGTGGCGGGGACGGTGAATCCGGCGTTCGCAGATCCGCGGGACATTTCCGTGGGCGGCGTCTACATCACCAGAATCACCCAGCCGTCGAACGGCTACACTGCCGAGCAGCGCGCGACGGAAATCACGCGGCGGATTACGCAGATCCTCAGCACCCCGGAGCTCCGGGAGGGGGCCGTGGTCACCGTCACCCAGAGCGGGGCCGACGCCCAGGTCACCGTGGGGAAAATCCTCGTCTTCACCGTCACCCCGGCCGACGCCAAGGGCTCGGGCACCACGCTCTATGTAGCGAAGCAGTGGGCGCGCCTTCTGGCGGAGGGTCTCACCAAGGCGCTTCCGGGCTCCAACTTCCACGGGTTCTAGCCACCCGGCGTCCGCGCCGCACTACCGGCAGAGTGGGTAAGAAGCCCTTAAACCAGACGAACGGAGAGGGCCTCTCATGCCGGTTCGCCGCACGATTATTATCGCAGCCGTTCTCATCGGCGCC is a genomic window of bacterium containing:
- a CDS encoding amidohydrolase family protein; the encoded protein is MLCYPWAGHGGVIDAHLHFVTGAMLTRAARQFPRPRRPQAASATRGRRAEDGPATVPPEQLARQWIEVLDRHRIDAGFFIAIGEGSEELATLVRQHPSRCYAWGSVVDATAPGAASDVRRFPQWGLPGLKLYPPFQWFSPGNRAIYPVHEAAAALDLPVLFRFGITIAPTYDLTHASPLRLSVAARDFPDVSFGIAHCGAGFLREALMLAYHTDNIWTDTSGTNNWRLYTLGAPSLDDLFRDLARAYGPHRIVFGTDSTAPERYRADIVREQQEVLERLEVDERDRAAIFTNNARRLLRLSPSVDYDGAPTERRTARATAARGPT
- a CDS encoding VOC family protein, which encodes MGAVPIFTQDQDRALDFFCSKLGFKVLADYRIGPFRWVSVGREPGETELIVYHPIPDFNGDEFEELSRRIGTWTGIVFLTDNIYETYELWRRRGVVFAGPPERQPWGSWETRFSDFDGNQFHLAERPRPDARA
- a CDS encoding amidohydrolase/deacetylase family metallohydrolase; this translates as MVPVNLEGMAPRYDLLLAGGTVLDPAEGTRAAANVAFAGAYVAAVDPGLRVADAAETVDCSGLLVAPGMIDLHVHVFYGVSHYGIEPDPNCVAKGVTTAVDAGSAGADTFPGFRKYVIDVAATRLYARLNISSMGMLSAAVGELDDLRYASVPKAIATIEQHRDVILGVKVRLTRNQIVSRDAGMKPLYLAREAADAVRLPIMVHPQEAWCESLDDILAVMRDGDMLTHCFHGQSHGILDDDGKVRRSVYAAMERGVIFDVGHGRGSFSWQVAERALRQGVQPQTISSDLHAYNVNGPAFDLATTVSKFLHLGMSLEDALRKVTATPAQTLGMADRIGTLRAGAWGDAVAFELREGEFRFEDSHGEVRTGRQRLVPKTVVRGGRVYRETAAPHAVHHLHHHHAG
- the metG gene encoding methionine--tRNA ligase, with the protein product MATYYITTPIYYVNGEPHIGHAYTTIAADVAARFKRLAGYDVFFLTGTDEHGVNIARVAERNGVSPQQWCDRIAGEFQALWRRLNISNDDFIRTTEPRHARVVQAIFTRLFETGDIYKGIYEGWYCAPCESYYAETELGPGRTCPIHTNRPVEWTSEESYLFRLSKYRDWLLEYIEARPHVLQPEGPRSEVLSLLRSGLKDIAVSRTTFTWGIPVPFDPKHVIYVWIDALTNYITAAGYLDNPERFARYWPADVHLVGKEIVRFHAVIWPIILHAAKIPVPKQTFAHGWLTFGGQKFSKSLGTVLDPYALAQEIAAESGAEVDVAIDAIRYFLLREIPFGSDGDFSKPALIHRFNADLANDYGNLLNRTLPLVERHFDGRVSAPGPEAGGDAILRETAAAVVGRLDGLIDRLDFRAALETIWEILGAANAYLDREAPWREIGAGNTERAGTILYNTLEAARVATVLLSPWLPTATQRAWEQLGLDGSPASQRLAQAAQWGGLQAGTRVRPGQPIFPRIETTPAAKGQAVARSAPALKAKAAGDGDVTTRGNVVSQISIDEFKKVELRIAEILEAKVVAGADKLLELRIKIGDETRTLAAGIAQHYRPADLVGRKIVVVANLQPRKVRGVESQGMLLAASHGDQVILLTPEKDVPSGAPVS